A region of the Vanrija pseudolonga chromosome 2, complete sequence genome:
TATGATCCACTGTGGGAGGACATGCTGGAGAAGCACCACCTCCAGCCCTACCATTGcatggtgggcggcggtgatcAGATCTACTGCGATGCCCTGACGTTGGAGCCTGAGATGCAGTGTGAGCGGAGTGAAAGCCGTGCCAGAGATGAGCTGACGCCCTGTCTAGCGTGGATCAATGCTCCCGAtcgcaaggccaagctctCGCATCCTCTGACGGATGACTTCGTGAGTGCCTAGTATCGACTTGCGCTGACCGTGGCAGAAAGCTGCTCTGGACCGTTTCCTGTAAGCCCCAGTCTTCCTCGACCAGGCCGATGCTGACAGCCAGGTTCAACCACTACGCTCTGCATttccgccgcggcgcatTTGGGCGCGCCAACTCGACCATTCCAATGTCAGTGTTGATGGTCGGATGGTAGCTGACGTCCGCAGGGTCAACATGCTGGACGACCACGACCTTATTGATGGCTTTGGCACGTACGATGACGAGACGATGGCATCGCCCGTCTTCTCATACATCGGAAGCCGCGGATACTTTGTGAGTTGCCTTTTGAGCGAGAGCTGACCACCGCAGTGGTTCCTGCTGTTCCAGCTGTTTACAGTGGACGaagtcgacggcgtcgatcaCGAGTACCCGTCGCACCCCATCAAGAGCATGGTTATCGGTGCCCACGGCCCGTGGATTCCGTTCCACAACCACTCGCTCTCCGTGTACCTCGGCCCCAAGGTCCACATGATTGCACTCGACTGCCGTGCGGAGCGCAAGCTGAACCAGATTGTCTCCCCCGAGACGTATTCCATCATCTTCGACATCATCGACCGTCTTCCCCCGaacgtcgagcagctcgtcatGCTCCTCGGTGTGCCAATCGGTATGAGGGTGGCAGTGTCCAAGCTAACGCCGCAGCGTACCCGCGCATGTCGTTCCTCGAGCacttcctcggcgccaagtaCAACCCGGTCAACATCCTGGCCCGCCACAATGCCCTGGGCTTGGGCGGCATGGTGAACAAGTTCAACCAGGCCTCGGAGCTCCTCGATGACCTCAACGACCATTGGTGTGCCAACGTCCACAAGAAGGAGCGCAACTGGCTCGTGCTCGAGATGCAGCGCATCGCCCAGACTCAGAAGCTGCGCATCACCTTCCTCTCCGGCGAcgtgcacctcgccgcggtTGGATGCCTCTTCACAtacaaggccaagctcgaccccgaggttGACCACAGGTACATGCTCAACGTTGTCTCGAGCGCCATTGtcaacacgccgccgcccgcaggcGCGGCTGCGATGGTTTCGATTCTGTCCGGACACAAGCACCGCACCTTGCATAGTACGTCCACGGTGCCAGTCCCCGCTAACACTTGGCAGAGCAGCGCACCGACGAGAAGATGCTGCCAGTGTTCGACAAGGACACGGATGGCAAGGCGCAGCGCAAGCCGGTCAGTCAAGCTCCTTGACCCCCAATGGTATCAACTGACAAACAACAGTTCGTGCTCCCACGGCGAAACTACGCCTCGATCGAGTACCTTCCGTCTGGTGATCTCGTCTTTGACATCCGTGTCGAGAAGCACAAGGGCTCGGGAGACACCGTCTCGTACCCAGTCAAGGCGCCACCTCCCCGCTGGGAGGCGCGCGCATACACTGCCCCATCTGTCGCCCCGTCTGTCGGTGCACCCTCTGTCCAGAACGGCGGTGCTAACTAGGATGGGGGGCAGGAGGAGCGACAAGAGCACAAAACACGACGATGGCTGTCCGCCATTTGTTGTAGTATGATGATTCGCAGAGAGTGATATATCACGCGTTGGACGATACCCATGAGATACCCCGAGCCGGCCTTTTCATAATGGCGCTTCATGTGTGTACAGGTTACACAAGGAGTTGGAACCGATGCATCATATCACACAGCccatggcgcgcgcgcaccggcACGGCCTCTACCTACACAAgcacatcgtcgtcgtcgacatcgtcatcatccctccctcccccctcgtcACCTCGTAGCGCTGTCGTTGCTGGCCTCCAGCCTGTATCAACTGGCGGGGTAAATCAAAAGATCGGGTGAAAATCAATCGGGTATATGGTCACACTTAGTAtccctcttcttcctcctcttctccaACTGTGCAGGTTAGCGCGGTATGGGACGGGCGGACTTACCAAAGTGGAGAGGCTCTCCGTGCTTGTACCTCGCAGGGCTCGGTTCGCGACCCGGTGTGAGGTCGAAGATAGGACCTGGTGGGTTCAGACCGTATTCGTCGGCAACGTTCGCGCTGTTCTGGCGCTCTTGGGCAAACACACGCTCTATAACCGAGTCACGCTCCCCTCCGTAGGCAGAGTTTGTCCTCTCGCTGGCATAGGTTCGCTCGATGTACGAGTCCCGGTTGTCGTCGATTCCGCCGTACGCGGCATCCTCGCTGAACTCGGTGAAGTCCGTGTTGTTCGTCGCAGCACTGTCGCGGTAGCCGTCAACGATGGAGAAGAGGGCGTCGCGCTGGCTAGCCACGCGCGGCTtgggggcgacgaggccctcGTATCCAGGCGAGTACGGGGGTTCGGTAGTCGactcctcttcctcgagggTAAGGATCTCGCGGGTGGCCGCCACGGGGGAGTCGGAGGGCGATTGCCGGCGGCGCATCGAGATCGAGTCGGAGGGCTGGACAGACGTGTCGTCCCCATTCGACGTGCGAACGGAGCTCGCATGTGAGTCCAGCCCACCGTGGTGAGAGTACGAGTTGCCTGCGCCATGGTCGTAGAGCGGCTGAGAGTCATCATTCTCATAGTGGTAGTGCTGAGGCCTGTTGTGGCCATCTGCCACGTCGTCATACTCGCGGCCGTGAGCATCAACAGAGCGGTCATACTCGTATTCTCCGGCACCATCTGAAAGACGGTCGGCGCTCTGCAGTTGAAGCGGCGGCTCAAGAGCAGGCAGCGGTTTGTTCGTCGCAGGCTTGGGGCTCACGCTGAGGCGCGAAAACTTGCCGGCCGGAGGGCTGACGTCAAGCTTGCGTGCTGGCGACTTTTCTGTGAGGGAGAGATCCTTGACAGTCGCGTCGCGGTTCATGGGACGAGCACCGTTAGCGATGAGAATGTCTGGGGAATGTTAGCAAGAACGGTATGGGTGGCTTACCCATCCACTTCTCTTCGGTGTCGCCTTGCGGGCTGTTGTTTCCTGAACTCAAGCCACTAGCAGATTGAAGCTCAAAGTCCATCGAAACCTCACGCTGCTGGTCGCTACGGTTCTTGCGAGCCTTCTCTCGCTGGTCAGTGCCAGACTTGACGCGGCGAATCGACTTGAAGATGTTGGCCCGCGACGTGCTGGACGCCTTGCTCTGCTCGTCATCCGCGCGCTTTCGGCCAACAGCTTCTGGCGTCGATGGGCTGTTGCCTGCCGACTTGGAGATGGTGGGCACTGCGAGTGGCTTGGACGAGACATTCTTGGGCAGTGGTGGAAGAGGGGGGACCTTGGCAGTCGTCTTGGGAGTCGTGGGGTCGGCCGCAGCGTGCCAAAGGGAGGACGACACTGAGTGGTCCGCTCGAGACAGCGTGAGCTTCTTCTGCGAACCGCGGAACAGCATCTTGTCAAAATCCTCGTGCCGCTTGTCACTGCCATACTGCGACTTCTCCTTCTTTCGCCTTGAGAAGATCGATTGGAGCGTCTTCTTGCGCTTGGGGTCGGCAACCGCCATCTGGTAATCCAGGGGAACGCGCTCCTCGAACAGGAAGTAAATGTCGGTTGTGCGGGGGTCCTTGTGAGGGTGAGGCGCGTCTTGCTCCTCGGGGTGGTTTGGACGCGCCCGGTACTCGATCAGAGCCCAGGCAGCCTCTTTGAAGGTCAACTCTTCGCGGTCTGTCCATCCGGCACCCATCATGAGGTCGGCCCAGCAGTCGACAAAGGCCTCCTCCAGGTAGATGCGTCCCTTGGAATCGGCACCCTCGAATCCAGCAGCCGGTCCGGTGCGaggtgtcgtgtcgtgggTGAAGGGGGTGGCTTCCTTCTGCGTCTTCTGGAGCCTGCGTctcagctcgtcgcgctcctttGGCCATTCGGTAATCGAGGACTGCACAGGGGCAGAGAAGGTGAGAGAGGCCGTGAGGAACGGCTCTGAGCGCGAGAATCCACCGCCAGCTGCGGCAAACTCGCTCCAGTCCATGGTTTGtctgcgctcggcgacgctcTGTACCGGTCAGTAGAGTTGAGCGGCTAGACACTCACCATCTTTGCGCTTTCGTTCAGGTCGAACTGCAGACGCTGACCAATGTCTCCTGGGTCGGAGTTTTGAGATGAAGAAGAGGCGTTTGGGTTTCTCTGCTTGGGGGCATCGAAACCCATGTCCTCGAACGCGCTCCACTCCTTGCCTGCCAGACTGCCAAACTTGCCGTCTTCGGCCTCATCCTTGTCGTCAGACTTGTTTGCTTCCTTGGGCTTGAGCGACATGCCGTACACGGTCTTGGTGTCACCCTGCTTGTgggagagggggagaggAAGCGACTCCTTGACGCTCATCTTGCGACGCCAGGGTGCAGAGAACTTGGGACGCGatgcctcgcctcggcggtTACTGAGCACAACGCGACCCCAGGTGTCCCAGCCAGTGGGGATGTCGTCGACCCAAgtctcggcgttgacgacaAGGTCACGAGAGTACGCCCGGACTGTACGGCTGGCAACCTCGCAGCGAACaactcgagcggcgcgtcgtgggcgTCCCCTTGACAGGTCGGCGTCCGACGCGATCATGGAAGGGTATCCGTTGACCCATTCTTTTAACCTGGATGGAAGATCGGAAAGACCAAGGCCGTCCTTCTTGCCAGTCGACCGAATGTACGACAGGAGCAGGTGCTCCGTCGCAGACGCAGCCTTGACGAAGGCCGAGTGGGCAACCAGGCAAGGCGTGTTGGTCGGAATGTCAAAGAGAAGGGGTGCGAACAACGACGCCAAACTGTGCGGGGTAAGACCCGACAGGTGGGAGTGCGCCGCGAACCGGGACAGCAGGCCGAACAGGGGGTTGACGATGTAGTAGTACACATCCGAGGGCAGAATGGACCCCAGAGTGGTGAAAGCGTCGGTTGGGTACTTTGCCACTGGACACGCGTGTGAGCTCAGATCCAgtgcgccgcagcgccggcaACTCACGTCGCTCGCGACCCCTCCATTCCTCATAGACGTCCCAGTCGAAGCAGCCATGGCAAGCTTCTCGCGTGCCTTCGCGGACACGGGTCATACGCGCCAAAGCCCATCTGAGCAGCCACGCGAGCTCATGATCGCTTGCAAACTTGACGTCCTGGAGGAAGTTGTCGTGGGCTGACTTTGGGGGTGTACGCGACGAGGTCCTGAAGGAGGGAGGTCTCAGCGGCGCACAGACCAGACATTGTGAGCACCCTGGAACTTACCGAACGGTTTTGACAAACGACTGAATGAACATTTTAAGTCGCGTTTGGTTTAGCTCGAGGCTCTGGTTGGAGAAGAGCATGGGCGTGTCGAGCGCTGTGCCCCGTTAGTATGGTCCTGGAGCCGCCTAGCCCGCCTGTGCTCACCCCTGCGCCCCAGTTCGGCGCCAACATCGCGAATGatgcgcgcgacctcgtcgaggccgagaatGACATTCTTGCCAGCTCCGCCGAGGAAGCCATATGGCCTGGGTGCGTTTGGGTCTTCggtcaccgacgccgagtccgaAGCAACAAAGGTCTGGGCGCTGAGCGGGACATTTGTGGTTAAGAACGAGTACTggagcggcagcagcgtctGGGCTGAAGCCGAGGGGGTAAGATCCGACTGAGCCCCCGGCGAAGTTGGGGCATTGACGGTACGGGGTGAGCTGAAGCTGAAGTGTGGTGTTAGCGACATGCAGAATGAAGATAGCATTGTCAATGAAGGAGGATACGAGGACTCGTGTTAAGGCCTTGTGCTCGCACTCACCCAGGTACAGTGCCAAACTCGCCCACACTTGCGCTGGGAGGAACAGCGCTTGAGCCGTTCCAGGTCTTGGCTAGACCGAGCACTCGCCTGTCGCCGGCAGTCGGGGAACCGGTCACGAGCACTGCTGGCGCGCGATCCCTCTTGGGCGGCTGGTGAGAGCGAGAGAAGAGGGAAggcatggtggtggcggcagcagcagcaggagagTTGGTGAGCGAGGTGTCGTGCTGGCGTCTAGAAGACTAGGCTGGAGCGACAGAGCGGGAACGCAGGCGGCAACGTCCCCTCCACTCTGTTGAGCACCGAGCAGTGTTGTTGTGGCCGCCAAGGATGTGCTGTGTCGCGTTCCTCGCGGTCCTTGGGGGTTGGGGGTTGGAGTCGGAGGGACGAGCAAGGGAGGGAATGCGGGGTACAGTACAGCAGCACCGGATCActggtagtggtggtgcgggcgtACGATGTGACGAGCGAGGGGGGATGCAAGGTCGATGAAGTGCGTTTGTGCGTTGCGCTGCTGCACTGAGCTGAGCGAGCGCTGAGCTGTGCGCGAGTGatggctcgctcgcgggTGAATCGAGTAGCTCGGGCCTAAGGAGCGTGGGGTGGCCGGTGCGCGCGTTGTGCTGCCTGCGTCGCGTTGGGACCAAAGGGatgggcgcggggcggggaggggggaggggtgttGCCGTGCCGCAAGCGCGTGCGTTGTGAAGGGCGTGATGTGCGTGTCGGTCAAGTGGACAATGTCGacagcgacgtcgacgacgacaacgactgATGGAGAATTGTcgatgctgctgcagctgctgctaTACAGAGCGGTGTGAGCTTGGTTGATGCTACTTTGTGCAAGGCGTCGTAACGTCCAACAACATGGACCTGTGACACACCTTGGCTggcccagcggcgacggcgcaaACGTAAAGAGAGTAcgacgaggggggagggggaggaggaaggggggaaggagggaagggcaaggcaaggcgagGCTAGGCTACTAGGTAGGTCTAGGTAGGTGGTGGTTGccagtgagtgagtgggtgcaggcggaggaggcggcggaggaggcgttcggcggcggcggcggcggcggcacgggcaagGGTAATGATGGAGATCGCATGGGCCAGACTCAAGCTGCATGCTGTTGGCAGTTGAGTCGCGTccaaggcagcagcaccagcagcaccagcagcagcaccagcagcagtcCTCGTCTCGACACTGTCCGTCTGTCCGTTCCCGGTTGCATCCACTTCCCCTTGCTTATTACCCCTTGTGCCAGGAACACGACCACCATTGTACCGTGGGTCAGTCTCCAGGTGCAGAGCAGaggagagcagcagcgggcggtTGTTGcctgggtgctgctgcagctaGTGGGTATTGGTTCCCGACAGATGTTCCCTCTTGTGCCCGCTGGCCGTTGGGCGTCCATGGCCCTGTAAAGTCCCTGAAGGCGACAACTctgccgtcgcgcgccagcaccaAGTTGCCACCAGCTGCCACCACTTGCCTGCAGGGCCCAATTCGCCCTTTTGCCTGCCCGTCCATGGCCGCGCGACCAACTAACTCTCTGCCGACAATGCGCCCACTCGCACATGAAACGTCATCCCGCGCGGTTGAAACGGCAAGTACAATGAGCCTACCTTCCCGTTCGAGCGACACCCGCGGCGCGTACTCGCACGCGAGTCTGCAACATCTTCTCCTAGCTCCTTCTCCTGGCTGCCAGCGAGAGCATGCGAGCAGCAACGAGCAGAGCTAGTCGGGGCTCACGACATACATGTGCTGCACGCTGCATACCGCGTGTACGGCCATGGACAAACAACCCCCTTGGCATGCAGTGTTCAAAAGGGACCTGCGTTTCGAACCTTGGCGACGACCATGCTGCTCCAAGCAAGCGCAGGCATGGCAGTCGGGACGGCAGACCATGCAGACGAGCTATGTAGCTAACTGGCCAGGGCAGAGTCGGACGAGGCAACAAGCGTTCCCCGaacgcccgccgacgccacttCAGATCCCTCCGCCTCCTTGCCCCGGctaccccgccgccgtcgcagcccagcccagccccgGCCCCAGCAAGCAGACATGCAAACCTGGCAAACCTTGCTCCTCTGCAcgcggcttggcggcgccgcggcgcagactcgccgacgagggtCCTTTGGAcaggcgagctcgagctcctctcATTCCGTCCAGCCCATTGACACGCGTCCGGAGAAACCAtcagcgacgagctgccgaCCGACTGCGATCGAGGCTGTCGGCAGCGCGCGagacgcggcgagcgcggcgagatCGGGCGCGTACGCGAACCCGATAAGCATTTCGCGTCCCGCACGCGCCCGTCCCAGAAAGAGACAATGGCCTCCCTGTTGACCTTTGGATGGCACACACACCTGCACTAGtagtcgccgcgcgcgcgacgggtTGTCACCTCGcgacccgacgacgagtgccGGCATGCTCGCCGGTGTCAACTCTCGTCACCACCCTGACGTGTTTCGCGTCGATGCTGTCC
Encoded here:
- the YGR266W gene encoding putative protein, with amino-acid sequence MTRQDAQSFQYTCKEVDSGAEVETRTYNSCQRIQSLAFAHPLSPHSTSTSHSAHSNMDTAGVSATLRAEQQARQAAREARASYYAHPLLHLHTYIGEDSTSDSSNEHLPPLVSPTAAPLNAPFSAEAPAAPVAGSSTGVQAEGPPVPPKTADALLQHRPPATEVEAEEPNKAIFPRPGPTAEAIEAARKDPKAAATGPNGAPAKAEPHWSTLAAMQPHLQLMCGPLLSYYTILDGVWYGAAMVVTADNGSQFEPTPLLHLRFNRYAGVDQTGPEVLPPATIPSQRIYTYNDPKQGPCSFWRFMLHIPVQHAETVVKYSLNRGAELAFVVPALGQNLRWTAHSCNGFSSGINPDDFKGDWDSGYDPLWEDMLEKHHLQPYHCMVGGGDQIYCDALTLEPEMQSWINAPDRKAKLSHPLTDDFKAALDRFLFNHYALHFRRGAFGRANSTIPMVNMLDDHDLIDGFGTYDDETMASPVFSYIGSRGYFWFLLFQLFTVDEVDGVDHEYPSHPIKSMVIGAHGPWIPFHNHSLSVYLGPKVHMIALDCRAERKLNQIVSPETYSIIFDIIDRLPPNVEQLVMLLGVPIAYPRMSFLEHFLGAKYNPVNILARHNALGLGGMVNKFNQASELLDDLNDHWCANVHKKERNWLVLEMQRIAQTQKLRITFLSGDVHLAAVGCLFTYKAKLDPEVDHRYMLNVVSSAIVNTPPPAGAAAMVSILSGHKHRTLHKQRTDEKMLPVFDKDTDGKAQRKPFVLPRRNYASIEYLPSGDLVFDIRVEKHKGSGDTVSYPVKAPPPRWEARAYTAPSVAPSVGAPSVQNGGAN